Proteins encoded within one genomic window of Thermococcus celer Vu 13 = JCM 8558:
- a CDS encoding 50S ribosomal protein L23 produces the protein MDPYKVIVKPVVTEKAVAMIESENKLTFIVDRRATKADIKRAVEAMFNVKVEKVNTLVTMRGEKKAYVKLKPEYSASEVAARIGLF, from the coding sequence ATGGATCCGTACAAGGTCATCGTGAAGCCGGTCGTCACGGAGAAGGCCGTGGCGATGATAGAGAGCGAGAACAAGCTCACCTTCATAGTGGACAGGAGGGCCACAAAGGCGGACATCAAGAGGGCCGTTGAAGCGATGTTCAACGTCAAGGTCGAGAAGGTCAACACCCTCGTGACGATGAGGGGAGAGAAGAAGGCCTACGTGAAGCTCAAACCCGAGTACAGCGCAAGTGAGGTCGCCGCAAGGATAGGATTGTTCTGA
- the rpl4p gene encoding 50S ribosomal protein L4, with translation MKVKVFSLEGEPVEEIELPKVFATPFRPDLIRRAVIASWTHRIQPQGRSPYAGKRRVTENIGKGHGMARVERIKTSPRFAAFVPFARGGRRTHPPKVEKIIWEDINKKERRLAIMSAIAATANYDLVRARGHVVENVPQVPLVVTDDLEKVFKTAQTREIFKKLGVWDDIERAKRNTKIRAGKGKMRGRRYKKARGPLVVVARNEGIVQGARNHPGVDVVTVENLSAELLAPGTHPGRLTVWTKGAIERLREIYG, from the coding sequence ATGAAGGTTAAGGTTTTCAGTCTTGAGGGCGAGCCCGTGGAGGAGATAGAGCTTCCGAAGGTCTTTGCCACCCCCTTCAGGCCGGACCTCATCAGGCGCGCGGTTATAGCCTCGTGGACGCACAGGATTCAGCCACAGGGCAGGAGCCCCTACGCGGGCAAGAGACGCGTCACCGAGAACATCGGTAAGGGCCACGGTATGGCGAGGGTCGAGAGGATAAAGACCTCACCGAGGTTCGCGGCCTTCGTTCCCTTCGCCCGCGGTGGGAGGAGAACGCACCCGCCGAAGGTCGAGAAGATAATCTGGGAGGACATCAACAAGAAGGAGCGCAGGCTGGCCATAATGAGCGCCATAGCTGCGACTGCCAACTACGACCTCGTAAGGGCCAGGGGACACGTCGTTGAGAACGTTCCCCAGGTTCCGCTGGTGGTTACCGACGACCTCGAGAAGGTCTTCAAGACCGCCCAGACCAGGGAGATATTCAAGAAGCTCGGCGTCTGGGACGACATCGAGAGGGCGAAGAGAAACACCAAGATCCGCGCCGGGAAGGGCAAGATGCGCGGAAGGAGGTACAAGAAGGCCAGGGGGCCGCTCGTCGTAGTCGCCAGGAACGAGGGAATCGTCCAGGGCGCCAGGAACCACCCGGGCGTTGACGTCGTCACCGTCGAGAACCTCAGCGCGGAGTTGCTCGCCCCCGGAACGCACCCGGGAAGGCTCACCGTCTGGACGAAGGGGGCAATAGAGAGACTTAGGGAGATCTATGGGTGA